In the genome of Bacillus sp. S3, one region contains:
- a CDS encoding DUF2922 domain-containing protein, translating into MAKTLELQFGTEFGKTARISVDNPKEPIDEEVVKYSMEQIIASDIFTSSSGRFVTPKGARVIERNVTDYELV; encoded by the coding sequence ATGGCGAAGACGCTAGAATTGCAATTTGGAACGGAGTTTGGGAAGACTGCCCGAATTTCAGTCGATAATCCGAAGGAGCCGATTGATGAAGAAGTGGTAAAATATTCGATGGAGCAAATCATCGCATCGGACATCTTCACATCAAGCAGCGGCCGATTTGTGACACCAAAAGGTGCAAGAGTAATCGAGCGCAATGTGACAGACTATGAACTTGTTTAA
- a CDS encoding aldose epimerase has protein sequence MYQVNVEMDSDYKIYVLQDTDTHSWVKVAPERGGIIFSYGVEGEELLYLNEETFYHSEANVRGGIPILFPISGQLSNGTYVWEGTAYSMKNHGFARNLSWEVVATDTHNRAAITIQLTSNEQTKGSYPFEFEVVYTYSLKDGKLLIDQEYKNLGDQPMPIYAGFHPYFKTSEKHLSYETDATRYYDYNDGLEKQFTGRVDLTNLKESVLLLDANQTNITFHPPGLKKPITLSYSSPFKYVVLWTEKDKEFICVEPWMAKNDEFNRGEELVMINSNDSLKTEFVICMDR, from the coding sequence ATGTATCAAGTCAACGTAGAAATGGATTCCGACTATAAGATATACGTGCTGCAGGATACTGATACTCATTCATGGGTTAAGGTGGCGCCTGAACGGGGAGGCATCATCTTTTCCTATGGTGTAGAAGGGGAAGAGCTGCTCTACCTTAATGAAGAAACATTTTATCATTCAGAGGCCAATGTCAGAGGCGGCATCCCCATCCTTTTCCCAATTAGTGGCCAATTGTCCAATGGAACTTACGTGTGGGAAGGAACAGCCTATTCGATGAAAAATCACGGATTTGCCCGTAACCTTTCATGGGAAGTAGTAGCGACTGATACACACAACCGAGCAGCGATTACGATTCAATTAACGAGTAACGAACAAACGAAAGGTTCCTACCCATTTGAATTTGAGGTTGTCTACACGTATTCACTAAAGGACGGAAAGCTGCTAATCGATCAAGAATATAAAAATCTTGGGGACCAGCCTATGCCAATTTATGCCGGGTTTCACCCATATTTTAAAACAAGCGAAAAGCATCTTTCTTATGAAACCGATGCAACGCGATACTATGATTACAATGATGGGTTGGAAAAACAGTTTACTGGCCGTGTCGATTTAACAAACTTAAAAGAATCTGTTCTGTTATTAGATGCCAATCAAACAAATATTACCTTCCACCCTCCAGGTTTGAAGAAACCGATCACTTTAAGCTATAGTTCTCCCTTTAAGTATGTTGTGTTATGGACGGAAAAGGATAAGGAATTTATTTGCGTAGAACCGTGGATGGCAAAGAACGATGAATTCAATCGCGGAGAAGAACTTGTGATGATAAATAGTAATGACAGCCTTAAAACCGAATTTGTTATTTGTATGGATAGGTAA